Proteins found in one Anopheles aquasalis chromosome 3, idAnoAquaMG_Q_19, whole genome shotgun sequence genomic segment:
- the LOC126577421 gene encoding histone H4: MTGRGKGGKGLGKGGAKRHRKVLRDNIQGITKPAIRRLARRGGVKRISGLIYEETRGVLKVFLENVIRDAVTYTEHAKRKTVTAMDVVYALKRQGRTLYGFGG; this comes from the coding sequence ATGACTGGACGCGGAAAGGGAGGCAAAGGATTGGGAAAGGGGGGAGCCAAGCGTCACCGGAAGGTGTTGCGTGATAACATCCAGGGCATCACCAAACCCGCCATCCGTCGTCTGGCTCGCCGCGGAGGAGTGAAGCGTATTTCCGGCCTGATCTACGAAGAAACCCGCGGTGTCCTGAAGGTGTTCCTCGAGAACGTGATCCGTGATGCTGTCACCTACACGGAGCACGCCAAGCGCAAGACCGTCACGGCCATGGATGTGGTGTACGCCCTGAAACGCCAGGGCCGCACTCTCTACGGTTTCGGCGGTTAA